The Triticum dicoccoides isolate Atlit2015 ecotype Zavitan chromosome 6A, WEW_v2.0, whole genome shotgun sequence genome has a window encoding:
- the LOC119317293 gene encoding cytochrome b5-like, translated as MAGGGKVYSFQEVRKHSQRKDCWLIISGKVYDVTPFMEEHPGGDEVLLACTGKDATADFEDIGHSDSAKELMPQYCIGEVDAATVPAKLARAVLPAKGAAAPAPRASTGQGVWLTVLQLALPLLLVAMAFALQNFAKTKTE; from the exons ATGGCGGGAGGAGGGAAGGTGTACTCGTTCCAAGAGGTGCGCAAGCACAGCCAACGCAAggattgctggctcatcatctccgGCAAG GTGTACGACGTGACGCCCTTCATGGAGGAGCACCCGGGCGGCGACGAGGTCCTGCTGGCGTGCACCG GCAAGGACGCGACGGCCGACTTCGAGGACATCGGCCACTCGGACTCCGCCAAGGAGCTGATGCCGCAGTACTGCATCGGGGAGGTCGACGCCGCCACCGTCCCGGCCAAGCTCGCCCGCGCCGTCCTCCCCgccaagggggcggcggctccTGCGCCACGCGCGAGCACGGGCCAGGGCGTCTGGCTCACGGTGCTGCAGCTCGCCCTGCCTCTCCTGCTGGTGGCCATGGCCTTCGCGCTTCAGAACTTCGCCAAAACCAAAACAGAGTAG